tttttaaactaataccaGATGCCTTTGATGACCATGGCATTaaatcattaataagaaaaatacaaatcaaaacaaccctgaaatTTCACCTCACCCCACAAATAGGCAAAAATGACAACAGACAGCAATAGAAAATGGAGGACTTGTGGAATAGGCACACTAAAACACTTGGTGGGTCAGTAAAATGGTacaaccattttgaaaagcaagtTGTAATTATACAAAGTGTTAAAATGTCGACATTGAACTAGAGACTCCATTATGGACTTTTGTGTCaaccaaattaataagaataaaaaacaaaataattgcaGCAGTACTTTTTGGGATAACTAAGAATTCAGAAAGTAGAAACTCACTTATTGGGAAATGGTCAAATTCAATGTATGTCACAGAATATAACTGCTGTCAGAAATGACAAGCATGGAAAGATTTCGATGAATTGATATGGAGCCAGGACAATAGTTAACTGCAGTGTAAATGGAACGAACAACTACTCACCATAAATGTaacaaattataaagatcaaagaGGACTCTGATGAAGAGACATGAGGGGACTCCTCAAAGCCACCTTTGTGCATATAGTCTAGAAGTATCACACATTGCACTTCAATGTGTTTGATCAGTTGtgctgttttttccccttctaaaaacattattatatagGATGGTTCtctgggaaagggaaagaaaagaatgcttgGGATAGTCACTGAACAGGAACTGGCTTCGAACCTTTGGGGGTCACAGCCACACAAAGTAAGCTAGAAACAGGAGACAAACATTTAATTTCAGAGTGAGGAAAAGGATACCTGCAGGCCAAACAAAACCCCCTTCCAGAGTTCTTTGAGGGAACAGGAGTGCACCAGTGACAAGGAACAGAGATGGTGAATGTGTGATGGGTGGTCCTGGAAATAAGGGGAGCTACATCCCTCCCAGTGTATGATCCAGAATGCAGAGGATCGTTATGCTTAGGACACGGGCCTTAGCTCTGACAAACAGGGTATCCACAAAATATTGACACTATGATGATACGAGGAACAAGATGTCGGAAAAgcttattttttaagaaaagaaaatatagtggGTTCTTGTCTCCCTTATTTTTGGAGCCCTGCCTCCGTGCCTGCCCCAGCGTGTAACAGGATTCTATCACATCCACCCCCAGCCTCCCTGGACCCCTCCACGGTGTGGGGACTTCAGTGCTGGCCCCGGGGTAGGTCTTTAACAAGGGGCATTAAACAGGGTCGAGCGTGGGCCCTGGGTTGTCGTCTACAGCCCGGTGGAGTCCTCTGAGCTCGGTCCGGCCCAGCGATCTGCCGGCTCTAACATCCCATCATCCCATCACCGTTTGACAGATGTGCAAACTGAGGAGCAGCTTCCTGTTTTTTCTGGTCATTTCTGGCAGGGCCAGGCTAGCCAAGGGCTGACTTCCTGATCGATTTATGTTCTTCAATAGGACTTTCATCTCCGAGATGAATTGGTCCTCCAGCCATAGAGAGCAGGCTAGCGATGCCAAGACTTCTTCCAGCCATCTTGCTAAAGGAGAGCCCCGCCAGGATGGGGAAAGGGGCGGGGCGCCGTGACGCCGGCGAGGACGCCGTCACGTGGGAGGGCGGCTCCGCTGCGGCTGCGGCTGCCTCGCTCGGCCCGACGAGCGGCCGCCCCGTGGGGAGCCGGCCCAGGCCATGGCGACCCATGGGCCACGCGCGCCCCCTCCGCCCTCGCGGCCGCCGCGCGAGACCCGCGACGGGCCAACAGTCGGGACCCCCGCCCAGGCCTCGCGACCTCGGCCCGGCCGGGCTCCCGGCGGCGcggtgagggagggaaggagagggcgGGCCCGGCCCCACCCCTCCAGGGGCTGCGGGGAGGGGGAAGGGTttagagggaaactgaggcctgagggGGGAGGGCGCTGGCGGGGCCGGGCCCACGTGTCCCGATCTCTGAACCTCGGACACTGCCCTCCCTTGTCCTGCCTTAGCCTGTCCGGCGCCTCTCGGCTTCCCACTCTtcccatctctccctcctccctttccccagttctctctcctcatcctcccccccctgccctcccccctccctcaccAATCCTTCCCATCCCTCCTCCCcgtctctcctccttcctcactCCCCAGCCTCCCGGGTCTTcccgccctccccccccccccccgccctcctccctcccacctcGGGAAGCCTCCAGGCTGGAGGACGCCGGGGGCTGTCGTTGCTTTCGGGGCTCTGCTGTGGGCGGTTCCCTCCGGCCGGAGGCTGGTTTTCAGCTCGCTGCCGCTTGCCCCCGCAGGTGCTGAGCGGCTACAAGCGCGTAGACTGGGCTCCGGAGGCGGTAGAGAAGAGGGGGCCGTACATCATGGCCCGCATGCCGTCCATCCAGGCCAAGCTGCGTGAGTATCCGCGGCTCTGATTGGCTCCTCCGCAGGAGTGCGCGGGCGCAGGTCCTGGAGTCCCCGACTTAGTCAGCTCAGGGGTCTCCTAGGTGAGGTCACTCATTTGTCACTGAGAGTTCAGAGAGGTCACGGGCGCCAGAGCTGGGACGGGCCCAGGGCCGGGGCTCACTTAGTGCAGCCCTCTGTACTGTGCTGTCTCAGGCCCAAAGTCAGGTCACTGGAGAGTCTCTGCCCCTCCTGAGATCTGCGCGTCCTGGGGCTGAGCTTGAAGCTTGCTTTCTCTTGTGTAAATAAAGGCCGCTGGGAGAGGAAACGAGACCGCGATGAATATCAGGAACCCtcgggaagggagggaagatagGTCCTTCTCCGCTTAGTGACCGGTGCATGGAGGACGCTGATTGGCCTCCCAGCTGGGGGAGGAGGGCCGGGCACTGCCAGCCTGGGCCCTTCTGAGGGCTCTTTATGAGGCTGCCCCATGCTGGGATGTTAGCGCTTTCTCCTCCGCTACACAGGGGGCGCTATATCAGAGACAGTGATTTGATTGTATTTATTCAGTTCACAGATGTGACTATTATAATTAGGTGCCATCCAGTTTGTCTTTGAGCGGTCACGTGTTTGGCTGTAAGAACTTATGAAAAGGGGCCTATTGACGTGGGCTCCTTCGTTTTCCAGAGAAGCACCGAGACCTGGCCAAGGCCGTCCTGCGGAGGAAGGGCGTGATGGGAGCCTCCTCACAGCATGCCAGCTCTTCCGGGAAAAGGTCCAGCCActtcctgtcttctctctctgGGCGGGGGTTTCCAGGGATGCCCTTAGGGCTCCTTAGTCAGCCGGGCCTGGGGCGGGGCTGGGAGTGGAGGACCCTGAGGCCGAAGAAAAGGTGATATCACTGTGAGAGGGAAGCCACAGTGAAGGGAAGGAGTTGGATTCTGGAGCGCCCTTCTCTTTGGTTCCGGGGAGGTCTTTGTTGGGAAGGAGGCTCTTAAATATCTGACATTCTGTGAACCTGTGAAAAAGGACCCTGATGCAGGAAGAGCTTCTTATCCAGTGGGAAAATAAAGTGTGCGGTAAAGCACCGTGGTGAGAACTAAATGAGATACTGATGGTGAAGTTCTACTCGAAAGCAACCGAAAAGGTCGTGCTTGCAAATTAAGTGTAACTAGGGCTTAAGAGAAGTGTGAACAAGCTTGTCATCACAATTCCTAGGAAGGATGGACCGTTAATCGGTAAAgttctttctagatctaaataTATAATTCCACGTCTTCTCTTTGGGAGGATAATGGAGAGTTTTTGTGGAAAAGATGGTGGTTGTGAACGGCTAAGAATGAGAAGAGCAAGAAAGACCATTCTAGGTATGGGAACTGGTGTCTGGGGGGCCTCGCCGAATGTCTCCTTGAGCAGGCGTGGTCCGAAGGGTCGGGTGAGAGTGGAGGCAGGCCTCGGTGCGGGGTGACTGTGCAGGCCGTGGCCAGCCCCACGCCTCGGGAACACGAGCAGGGCTCCGCACTTGTCAAGCCGAGGCACTAGTGGCGTCTGCCCCAGATGAGGGCCGCCACGGAGGACATCCTGCTGAGATGCAGGGGACCGGAGACCGTGCTGGGTGCAGGAAGCCTGGAGGGACAGGGAGAACCTGCGGTTGTGAGAGGAGGACACTACCACTAACCAGAGCGGGAAAGTCAGCAAGAGCGGCTGAGCTGATGCAGGGATGAGGGAGCCTAGAGAGAAGCTTGTACTGAGAGCATGGCTTCCATCTTAGGATCCCTGACACCAAGAATGAGCTTGGGCGGCTGTGAGAAACGGAGCTGTGGGGCCTAGGGGAGAGGTCAGGACTGAATTTGTAGATGTGGAAGTGAAAGTGAAAGATGAATACTTGGAActggagagataagagagagggCCTAGAGAGGACCAAAGGGTCGGCCTTGGGGCTAGAAGTGGAAGAGGAGCCTCAGAGGAGGAATTTGAGAAGATAGGGTGGTCCCCAGGGTCAGATGTTAAAAAGGGGTCCAGAAAGGCAAAGTTTGAACAAACAGACCCCTGGATTTCCCTTTGGGGAAGTCATTTTTGACTTTCACCAAAAAGCCGATTTAGTGAATGATAGGGATAGAAGGCAGTTGGTTTACAAGTTGAGTAAGTCAGTGGAAAAATGGAGTCAGTGAGGGTTGACTTCTCTTTCAAGAAGTTAGGtagtaaaaaagaaagcaaagataatAAATCAAACCGCTCAGAGGGCTGCTGTGGGATTTATAATCCAgacctttattttacaaaggaggaaaccaaGATCTACAAAAGTTAAACCAGCTTGCCCAGTCATCCGGTGAGACCTGGTGCCGGAACTCAAGCCGTCATTACTCATTGCATTGTTTCATGCTGCTTCACTGTTCACTGGctaaataaatgacttttaaCATTTTAGCAATTAGAACTGTTACAAAATTGGATGGATTGCACCAACAGCAGGTTCTGTTACTATATATCTTTAAGCAGAGGATAGATGACCCACATGCTGCTTTCAAAGTGCCTTTGATTTATTCTCTGATTTGAGAGTTTATACccctaaaatgaggataaatccAACAGCCAGAGAGCTAAGGCAGCTGGGAACCTTTGATCTTTTGGACAGTCCCAGTACATCCACACACTGCCCGAGCACATGTTGTACATTCTCAGAGGAGGGAGAACAAGGGTATTGGATTAATTCTGCACTTTCACAGTTATGGACTTTGGCTTTTTATGTAAGATGACATTGCTTCATTCCAGGCTGTTACCTCTGTGCCTTTATTCCTGTGTCCCCTCAGGTCAGTGAAGTTTAACAAGGGTTATGCTGCCCTCAACCAAAGTGCAGATGAAAATCTGGTGTCTCTCGATTCAGACAGGTGAGtttttcctctttctagaaaAGAGCAGGAGGAAGTTGGGAAAAGAGTCAATGAATACTTACCCGATTCCTCCTGGTTCTTTTCTGGGAATAGGAACTGCCAAGAATGGCTTGGCTTCTGAACTAATGGGTCATGCCATTCTGTGGAGTTCAGCCATCCTTCTGTTTGCTTAAACTGTAGGCCTTGGCCAAGACTGTAACACAGCTGTTTGATTTAATACAAGGTGGAAGGAGGCACAATCACAATCACCTCTTAACTGATCTGGGAGGTCCTTCGGTAATTAGTTGGCCTGTGCCCGGGATCTCTTCATCCTTCCTCTCCATCTGGTTGTAGTTGGCATTGAGGGCTCGATTTCAtccttatattttattattatcttctcttttcctaGTGATGGAGAATTGGAATCCAGATACTCATCAGGCTACTCCTCTGCAGAGGCAAGTACACAGTCCCTGTCTGACTGACTGTAATCCATCCCCCAGACCTCTAACCCCCAACAAGCTTCACTGATGGGGCTCTAGTTTTTTTCAGAACCTAGTCTAGAGTCCCTTTTTGGAATGTACTCTTCTGTTCCCCGAGCTGTCACCTAGGTGTCTGGGGTGCCTTTGGAGAAGGCTGATTAAAAATTGGGTGTTGAGTCACTCCCTAGCAGTTCTTGTTTGTTAGCATGTGGTTTCTAGAACAATCTTGCTGTAGGTCTTGTGAAATGATGTTAGAAGTGTGGTGAGCTCTCTGCCTTATGACAACTGCCAGCAGATTTTCAGGGAGGGGTCCAGATGCCTTATTGTTCTATAATGTGCTTTTCTGTCAGTGTCCAGTACTGCCCATGCCTTCAGGGGAGAGACTGGGGGCCTTGGAGATTCTGCTGCAGTGAACAGTGCCAGTTAATGCTTGTTATACAGGGACTAAAGGATGAGGAGGAGACTTGCAGTACCCACCCTTGCTTGGGTGATGGGGGGCCTCAGTGAGTCTGAGCaggaagaacactgaatttggaccCAGGAGATGCGGGTTCAGCTTCCAGATCTGCTGTTTACTTGTAGCCTCCCCCCAGCTCCAAGTTTTCTCCTTGTAATACCTCCTTAACAGGGTTGCTGGAGGAACAAATGAGGTAATTTAATTAttaaggcatttaataagt
The DNA window shown above is from Sminthopsis crassicaudata isolate SCR6 chromosome 2, ASM4859323v1, whole genome shotgun sequence and carries:
- the FAM219B gene encoding protein FAM219B; the encoded protein is MATHGPRAPPPPSRPPRETRDGPTVGTPAQASRPRPGRAPGGAVLSGYKRVDWAPEAVEKRGPYIMARMPSIQAKLQKHRDLAKAVLRRKGVMGASSQHASSSGKRSVKFNKGYAALNQSADENLVSLDSDSDGELESRYSSGYSSAEQVNQDLNRQLLQDGYHLDEMPDDEDLDLIPPKPMASSSCTCCCCCLGEAFSCTVQ